A region of uncultured Carboxylicivirga sp. DNA encodes the following proteins:
- a CDS encoding T9SS type A sorting domain-containing protein gives MFKYTFLLLLISLFVIEGKSQKSKTDIQTLLSKRHGATDRSDVLKSNNVKEYILDSLVEFNYNENSQQWDRSFIKESFTYDHDQETLWIYSSWDAGENAWSELMKEEMSYDHEGNLSGFVTYVKGVDNEWHEFIKEDYRYNSKNKLKQTNRFAWKYSSKQWIETEQVYCSYDDEGKLLKDSVLQWSSDSEEWEKSSKNDYTYIHTGLPHYIYHSVYNKELAEWEQDEYVWYLYSHSYWQLLSKTVYQKYGEEWKRHRMESYIRGERGDINGNNSVVWDYSNEQPYFDFKKSVFEYDYDITSDAVLFPYYFSNSESLYYHHKIVDNNLYKKKEGGTEMEQYRKIKYYYSDTNSSTDLNETENIDFKIYPNPASDYITIECEESIHTYQFEIYNLAGKKILYRNLSSGYERIDVSQLTKGIYFYLIYSDFKRQSGKLLMN, from the coding sequence ATGTTTAAGTATACCTTTTTACTTTTATTGATCAGCCTGTTTGTTATTGAGGGTAAATCCCAGAAATCAAAAACTGATATTCAAACCCTATTGTCAAAGCGTCATGGTGCGACTGATAGAAGTGATGTCTTAAAAAGTAACAATGTAAAAGAGTATATATTAGATAGTCTGGTTGAATTCAATTATAACGAGAACTCTCAGCAATGGGATAGATCATTCATCAAAGAATCTTTCACATATGATCATGACCAGGAAACTTTATGGATTTATTCATCGTGGGATGCGGGAGAAAATGCCTGGAGTGAACTAATGAAAGAAGAGATGAGCTACGATCACGAAGGTAATCTTTCAGGTTTTGTTACTTATGTAAAAGGTGTTGATAATGAATGGCATGAATTTATCAAAGAAGATTACCGATATAATTCAAAGAATAAGCTCAAACAAACCAACCGCTTTGCATGGAAGTATAGCAGTAAACAATGGATAGAAACAGAGCAAGTTTATTGTAGTTATGATGATGAGGGAAAATTGCTGAAAGATAGTGTACTGCAATGGAGTTCAGATTCAGAAGAATGGGAGAAATCTTCGAAGAATGATTATACCTATATCCATACAGGTCTTCCTCATTATATTTATCATTCAGTTTATAATAAAGAATTAGCTGAATGGGAACAGGATGAATATGTTTGGTATTTATATAGTCACAGCTATTGGCAATTGCTCTCAAAAACAGTGTATCAAAAGTATGGCGAGGAATGGAAACGACATAGAATGGAATCATATATTAGAGGAGAAAGAGGCGATATAAATGGCAATAACTCTGTAGTCTGGGATTATTCGAATGAACAACCTTATTTTGATTTTAAGAAATCGGTATTTGAATATGATTATGATATCACTTCTGATGCTGTTCTTTTTCCTTATTATTTCAGCAATTCAGAATCGTTATACTATCATCATAAAATAGTTGATAATAATCTGTATAAGAAGAAAGAAGGAGGTACTGAAATGGAGCAATACCGAAAAATAAAATATTATTATTCGGATACCAATAGTTCTACTGATCTAAATGAGACTGAAAATATTGATTTTAAGATATATCCTAATCCAGCAAGTGATTATATAACCATAGAATGTGAAGAATCTATTCACACATATCAATTTGAGATCTATAATCTGGCAGGAAAGAAAATATTGTATAGAAATTTGTCTTCAGGTTATGAAAGAATAGATGTGAGTCAACTTACTAAAGGAATTTATTTCTATTTGATATATTCTGATTTTAAAAGACAATCTGGCAAACTATTAATGAACTAA
- a CDS encoding cyclic nucleotide-binding domain-containing protein, whose translation MSAITQSEYKLLYDFLSFSAPVSEELFLMLRKAFKKKSYKKGDSILREGDIETRSKLVMSGVVHQYIFEDDEPVTINITPKGLAFNCIKSYVEGSPSIEIHEAITDVELLYIEKDELEEMAKQSQELSYLLYKIYETILADRENRTLMLQYRNPTKRYQLFHEIVERAHWILGDTPDKYIASYLNMTPQQYSKEKRMAAKKLS comes from the coding sequence ATGAGTGCCATAACCCAATCTGAATACAAGCTTTTATACGATTTTCTTAGCTTCTCAGCCCCTGTATCGGAAGAACTTTTTCTGATGTTGAGAAAAGCTTTCAAAAAGAAATCCTATAAAAAAGGTGATTCTATTTTACGTGAAGGAGACATAGAAACCCGATCAAAATTGGTAATGAGTGGGGTGGTTCATCAGTATATTTTTGAAGATGACGAACCTGTTACCATCAATATTACTCCCAAAGGTTTGGCGTTTAATTGTATTAAGAGTTATGTCGAAGGTTCCCCTTCTATCGAAATTCATGAAGCAATAACTGATGTAGAGTTATTGTATATTGAGAAAGATGAGTTGGAAGAAATGGCAAAACAAAGTCAGGAACTTAGCTATTTATTGTATAAAATTTATGAAACCATCCTGGCTGATCGAGAAAATCGCACATTGATGCTTCAATATCGGAATCCAACTAAAAGATATCAGTTGTTTCATGAGATTGTTGAACGGGCTCATTGGATATTGGGAGATACACCAGATAAATATATTGCCAGTTATTTAAATATGACTCCACAGCAATACAGTAAAGAAAAACGTATGGCAGCAAAGAAGTTATCCTGA
- a CDS encoding GyrI-like domain-containing protein, producing the protein MQLVPQIITTHQRILVGKKLQMSLTNYKISELWRSFLPHKKEVQNRLNNDLISFTVYDSNYFKAFDPEKNFIKCAAMEVLSVDEVPEGLEVMVIPEGMYAVFNYKGSASDHSVFQYILGSWLPASKYILDDRPHFEVLGEKYSNTAPDSEEEIWIPIKE; encoded by the coding sequence ATGCAATTAGTTCCCCAAATAATTACGACACATCAACGGATTCTGGTTGGTAAAAAGCTACAGATGAGCTTGACTAACTATAAAATTAGTGAGCTTTGGCGAAGTTTTTTGCCTCACAAAAAGGAGGTTCAGAATCGTTTGAATAATGATTTGATTTCATTTACGGTCTATGATTCCAACTATTTCAAGGCATTTGATCCTGAGAAAAATTTTATAAAATGTGCAGCAATGGAAGTTCTAAGTGTGGATGAAGTGCCTGAAGGTTTGGAAGTTATGGTTATACCGGAAGGAATGTATGCTGTATTCAATTATAAAGGATCTGCTTCAGATCATTCTGTCTTTCAATATATACTTGGATCGTGGTTGCCTGCTTCAAAATATATTCTGGATGACCGACCTCATTTTGAGGTTTTGGGTGAAAAATACAGTAATACTGCTCCTGATTCTGAGGAAGAAATATGGATACCCATTAAAGAGTAA
- a CDS encoding class I SAM-dependent methyltransferase encodes MNYIEINKNLWNKKTEIHYESDFYNVKSFLKGRSSLNPVELNLLGDVKDKKILHLQCHFGQDTLSFARIGAKVTGVDLSDKAIEKARQLNDAVGMDAIFIQSDIYQLPEVLDEQFDIVFTSYGTIGWLPDMDRWAKVINHFLKPGGQFLLVEFHPVVWMFSYDFTKVEYNYLKSDPIVEEEEGTYTNKDADIKETSVSWNHGLGEVVNALIHAGLTIADLQEYDYSPYDCFQNTVQIDDGKYQIKGLEGKLPLLYSVLAEKSQ; translated from the coding sequence ATGAACTATATCGAAATCAATAAAAACCTTTGGAATAAAAAAACAGAAATTCATTATGAGTCTGATTTTTATAATGTGAAGTCATTTTTAAAGGGGAGAAGTTCATTAAATCCGGTTGAGCTGAATTTATTAGGAGATGTAAAAGATAAGAAGATATTACATCTTCAATGTCACTTTGGGCAGGATACCCTTTCGTTTGCACGTATAGGAGCGAAGGTGACAGGTGTAGATTTATCAGATAAAGCGATTGAAAAGGCAAGACAGTTAAACGATGCAGTCGGAATGGATGCCATATTTATTCAAAGCGATATTTATCAATTACCCGAAGTACTGGATGAGCAATTTGATATTGTGTTTACTTCATACGGCACTATAGGTTGGCTTCCTGATATGGATCGTTGGGCTAAAGTGATCAATCATTTTTTAAAACCAGGTGGACAATTCCTGCTTGTGGAGTTTCACCCGGTGGTGTGGATGTTTAGTTACGACTTTACAAAAGTTGAGTATAATTATCTTAAATCCGATCCAATAGTAGAAGAGGAAGAAGGAACCTACACGAACAAAGATGCTGATATTAAAGAAACATCTGTTAGCTGGAATCATGGATTGGGAGAGGTGGTAAATGCTTTAATACATGCCGGATTAACAATAGCTGATCTGCAGGAGTATGACTATTCTCCTTACGATTGTTTTCAGAACACAGTTCAAATAGATGATGGAAAATATCAGATAAAAGGTTTAGAAGGTAAACTTCCCTTGTTGTACTCTGTGTTAGCAGAAAAGAGTCAGTAA